From a region of the Halolamina sp. CBA1230 genome:
- a CDS encoding cysteine hydrolase family protein: MYDPDTTAVVVVDMQNGFCHPDGSLFAPPSESAIEPVTELVARARDAGASVVYTKDTHPEEQFEGNHYYDEFERWGEHVVEGTWDAELHDDLDVRGDDYVVEKHTYDAFYRTGLDGYLDTHGIDDLLICGTLANVCVLHTAGSAGLRDYKPVIVEDALGYIEPDHKEYTVEHADWLFGEVSDLADVAFE; the protein is encoded by the coding sequence ATGTACGATCCGGACACAACCGCCGTCGTCGTCGTCGACATGCAGAACGGGTTCTGTCACCCCGACGGGAGCCTGTTCGCCCCGCCGAGCGAGTCGGCGATCGAGCCCGTGACCGAGCTCGTCGCCCGCGCCCGCGATGCCGGCGCGAGCGTCGTGTACACGAAGGACACCCACCCCGAGGAGCAGTTCGAGGGGAACCACTACTACGACGAGTTCGAGCGCTGGGGCGAGCACGTCGTCGAGGGGACGTGGGACGCCGAACTCCACGACGACCTCGACGTCCGCGGGGACGACTACGTCGTCGAGAAACACACCTACGACGCGTTCTACCGCACCGGGCTGGATGGGTATCTCGACACCCACGGGATCGACGACCTGCTGATCTGTGGCACGCTCGCGAACGTCTGCGTGCTCCACACCGCCGGCAGCGCCGGCCTGCGGGACTACAAGCCCGTGATCGTCGAGGACGCGCTCGGCTACATCGAACCGGACCACAAGGAGTACACCGTCGAGCACGCCGACTGGCTGTTCGGCGAGGTGAGCGACCTGGCCGACGTGGCGTTCGAGTGA
- a CDS encoding PaaI family thioesterase produces MTDVPPLPDEAAEFLRYAIEEEHGYLSWLGTEVDTVERGRIELTVPFDEKLTNPASKPTIHGGVAATLVDTAGGLALRLAAEDPLAVDVATVSLNVNYLRRATGDLHASADVIRAGSTIGVSRVDVTSTVPENGDDDRDWGVEEGEEQLVATGQPSYRLFR; encoded by the coding sequence ATGACCGACGTTCCCCCGTTGCCCGACGAGGCCGCCGAGTTCCTTCGCTACGCGATCGAGGAGGAGCACGGCTACCTCTCCTGGCTGGGCACCGAGGTCGACACGGTCGAGCGCGGGCGGATCGAACTCACGGTCCCCTTCGACGAGAAGCTCACCAACCCCGCCTCGAAACCCACGATCCACGGCGGCGTCGCCGCGACGCTCGTCGACACCGCGGGCGGGCTGGCGCTCCGCCTCGCCGCGGAGGACCCGCTCGCGGTCGACGTGGCGACGGTGAGCCTGAACGTCAACTACCTCCGGCGCGCGACGGGCGACCTCCACGCCAGCGCCGACGTGATCCGCGCCGGCTCCACCATCGGCGTCAGCCGCGTCGACGTGACCAGCACGGTCCCCGAGAACGGCGACGACGACCGTGACTGGGGCGTCGAGGAGGGGGAGGAGCAGTTGGTCGCGACCGGGCAGCCCTCCTACCGGCTGTTCCGGTAG
- a CDS encoding lipoate--protein ligase family protein, protein MRVIRGRAPTPDADRDATRDLLDAVADSGTPAVRAWTPHRQLAFGRRDANEPGYDAACVAARARGFPPVERSVGGRAVAYTGTTVAFAALEPTDESRSGLTERYEAAVDTVVAALDSLGVDAERGEPPDSFCPGDYSVQAPCSTDSAGQRSGKLAGIAQRVTAGAAMVSGVVIVADREEIGDVLDPVYDALGVPFDPESVGSVATAGGPNDPDAVARTLEAAIVDGRPTTVERLADTDAGREA, encoded by the coding sequence ATGCGCGTGATCCGCGGGCGGGCGCCGACGCCCGACGCCGACCGCGACGCCACCCGCGACCTGCTGGACGCGGTCGCCGACTCGGGGACGCCGGCCGTGCGGGCGTGGACCCCGCACCGACAGCTGGCGTTCGGCCGCCGCGACGCCAACGAGCCGGGGTACGACGCCGCCTGTGTGGCAGCACGGGCACGGGGGTTCCCGCCCGTCGAGCGCTCCGTGGGCGGACGCGCGGTCGCCTACACGGGGACGACCGTCGCGTTCGCGGCGCTCGAGCCGACCGACGAGAGCCGGAGTGGGCTGACCGAGCGCTACGAGGCTGCGGTCGACACCGTCGTCGCCGCGCTCGACTCGCTGGGCGTCGACGCCGAGCGAGGTGAGCCGCCGGACTCGTTCTGCCCGGGCGACTACTCGGTGCAGGCGCCGTGTTCGACAGACAGCGCGGGCCAACGCTCCGGAAAGCTCGCCGGGATCGCCCAGCGTGTGACCGCCGGCGCGGCGATGGTGTCGGGGGTCGTCATCGTCGCCGACCGCGAGGAGATCGGTGACGTGCTCGATCCCGTCTACGACGCGCTCGGCGTACCGTTCGACCCGGAATCGGTCGGAAGCGTCGCGACAGCGGGCGGACCGAACGATCCGGACGCGGTCGCGCGGACGCTGGAGGCGGCGATCGTCGACGGCCGGCCGACGACGGTCGAACGACTCGCCGACACCGACGCGGGCCGGGAGGCTTAG
- a CDS encoding dihydroorotase translates to MLITGAELPDGQVRDVRTDEGRIAEIDDGLHSLPGEETIDADGLTLLPGAIDVHVHFRQPGHGHKETWATGSRSAAAGGVTTVVDQPNTSPPTVDGDAFDEKAEFAVNAAVNYGINGGVNEDWDPESLLSRPVFALGEVFLADSTGEMGIDEALFEDALAAAAEAGIPVTVHAEDADRFDESVYGADAGGVGRDADADLWSQYRTARAEIEAVEAACEAARGAGVEIHVAHTSTPEAVDHADDAGMTTEVTPHHLLLSRDDLDELGTFGRMNPPLRSEGRREELYERVADGTVDMIATDHAPHTADEKAAGLWDAPSGVPGVETMLPLLLAEVRDGGLTLERVRDLVAATPAERFGLADKGRVEVGYDADLTLVDLDAVEPIRADALHTKCDWTPFEGREAVFPELTVVGGSLVYDGRAGDRFTAGLGRNVRE, encoded by the coding sequence ATGCTCATCACCGGCGCCGAACTCCCGGACGGGCAGGTCCGGGACGTGCGCACCGACGAGGGTCGCATCGCCGAGATCGACGACGGTCTCCACTCGCTGCCCGGCGAGGAGACGATCGACGCCGACGGGCTGACGCTGCTCCCGGGCGCCATCGACGTCCACGTCCACTTCCGCCAGCCCGGCCACGGCCACAAGGAGACGTGGGCGACCGGAAGCCGCTCGGCCGCGGCGGGCGGCGTCACCACCGTCGTCGACCAACCCAACACCAGCCCCCCGACCGTCGACGGCGACGCGTTCGACGAGAAAGCCGAGTTCGCCGTCAACGCGGCGGTCAACTACGGGATCAACGGCGGCGTGAACGAGGACTGGGACCCCGAGTCGCTGCTCTCGCGGCCGGTGTTCGCGCTGGGCGAGGTGTTCCTCGCCGACTCCACGGGCGAGATGGGGATCGACGAGGCGCTGTTCGAGGACGCGCTCGCGGCGGCCGCCGAGGCCGGGATCCCCGTCACGGTCCACGCCGAGGACGCCGATCGGTTCGACGAGTCGGTGTACGGAGCAGACGCCGGCGGGGTCGGGCGGGACGCCGACGCCGACCTCTGGAGTCAGTACCGCACCGCCCGCGCGGAGATCGAGGCCGTCGAAGCCGCCTGCGAGGCCGCCCGCGGCGCCGGCGTCGAGATCCACGTCGCGCACACGTCGACGCCCGAGGCGGTCGACCACGCCGACGACGCGGGGATGACGACCGAGGTCACGCCCCACCACCTGCTGCTCTCCCGCGACGACCTCGACGAGCTGGGGACGTTCGGGCGGATGAACCCCCCGCTCCGCAGCGAGGGGCGCCGCGAGGAGCTGTACGAGCGCGTCGCCGACGGCACCGTCGACATGATCGCGACGGATCACGCGCCACACACGGCCGACGAGAAGGCGGCCGGACTCTGGGACGCCCCCTCCGGCGTACCGGGCGTCGAGACGATGCTCCCGCTGCTGCTCGCGGAGGTCCGCGACGGCGGCCTCACGCTCGAACGCGTCCGGGACCTCGTCGCCGCCACGCCCGCGGAACGGTTCGGGCTAGCGGACAAGGGCCGGGTCGAGGTGGGGTACGACGCCGACCTGACGCTGGTCGACCTCGACGCCGTCGAGCCGATCCGTGCCGACGCGCTCCACACGAAATGTGACTGGACCCCCTTCGAGGGTCGCGAGGCGGTGTTCCCCGAACTCACGGTCGTCGGCGGCAGCCTCGTGTACGACGGCCGCGCCGGCGATCGGTTCACCGCGGGGCTGGGCAGGAACGTTCGCGAGTGA
- a CDS encoding FAD-binding protein, whose protein sequence is MREYDVIVVGAGGAGLRAAIAAQEAGADVAMVTKLHPVRSHTGAAEGGINAALREGDDWRDHAYDTMKGSDYLGDAPAVEALTRESPKETIQLENWGMAFSRDEDGQVSQRPFGGLSFPRTTYAGAETGHHMLHTMYEQVVKRGIEVYDEWYVTRLAVTDEEEPEERDCEGVVAYDIKRGEIEGFRARDGVILATGGLGQVYDHTTNAIANTGDGVAMAYRAGVPIEDMEMIQFHPTTLPSTGVLISEGVRGEGGILYNSEGERFMFEGGYANNEGELASRDVVARAELNEVNNGRGIEDEYVHLDMRHLGEDRILDRLENILHLAEDFEGVDGLEEPMPVKPGQHYAMGGVETDEWGATCVGGLYAVGECACASVHGANRLGGNALPELAVFGARAGRHAAGDVDEASEITTGWSEDSEEGENVSPVALGEADLPSSGKGALADGGRQSPSGDSDPAVDAQGAEGVVEHAVQAERTRVHYLLEKEEGVNHAEVRSELQETMTENVNVFREEGALKDALEEIREARKEYQHVTVEDPSRTYNTDLIHTIETRNLLDVAEAITVGALARDEFRGAHWRKEHQERKDDEWLKHTMLSWNDGSPGLWYKPVVLEGEAKTYEPKERSY, encoded by the coding sequence ATGAGAGAGTACGACGTCATCGTGGTCGGTGCCGGCGGCGCGGGTCTGCGTGCGGCGATCGCCGCACAGGAGGCCGGCGCGGACGTCGCGATGGTGACCAAGCTCCACCCCGTCCGCTCGCACACGGGCGCGGCGGAGGGCGGCATCAACGCGGCGCTGCGCGAGGGCGACGACTGGCGCGACCACGCCTACGACACGATGAAGGGGTCGGACTACCTCGGCGACGCCCCCGCAGTGGAGGCGCTGACCCGCGAGAGTCCGAAAGAGACGATCCAGCTGGAGAACTGGGGGATGGCCTTCTCCCGCGACGAGGACGGCCAGGTCTCCCAGCGACCGTTCGGCGGCCTATCCTTCCCGCGCACGACCTACGCGGGCGCCGAGACGGGCCACCACATGCTCCACACGATGTACGAGCAGGTGGTCAAACGCGGGATCGAGGTGTACGACGAGTGGTACGTCACTCGCCTCGCCGTCACCGACGAGGAGGAACCCGAGGAGCGTGACTGCGAGGGCGTCGTCGCCTACGACATCAAGCGCGGCGAGATCGAGGGGTTCCGCGCCCGCGACGGCGTGATCCTCGCGACCGGCGGGCTGGGCCAGGTGTACGACCACACCACTAACGCCATCGCCAACACGGGCGACGGCGTCGCGATGGCCTACCGCGCCGGCGTCCCCATCGAGGACATGGAGATGATCCAGTTCCACCCGACCACGCTCCCGTCGACGGGCGTGCTCATCTCCGAGGGGGTCCGCGGCGAGGGTGGGATCCTCTACAACAGCGAGGGCGAGCGGTTCATGTTCGAGGGCGGCTACGCCAACAACGAGGGCGAACTCGCTTCCCGCGACGTCGTCGCCCGCGCCGAACTCAACGAGGTCAACAACGGGCGCGGGATCGAGGACGAGTACGTCCACCTCGACATGCGCCACCTCGGCGAGGACCGCATCCTCGACCGACTGGAGAACATCCTCCACCTCGCGGAGGACTTCGAGGGCGTCGACGGGCTCGAGGAGCCGATGCCCGTCAAGCCCGGCCAGCACTACGCGATGGGCGGCGTCGAGACCGACGAGTGGGGCGCCACCTGCGTCGGCGGGCTCTACGCCGTCGGGGAGTGTGCCTGCGCCTCGGTCCACGGCGCCAACCGCCTCGGCGGTAACGCGCTACCGGAACTGGCGGTGTTCGGCGCCCGTGCCGGCCGGCACGCCGCCGGCGACGTCGACGAGGCGTCGGAGATCACCACCGGCTGGAGCGAGGACAGCGAGGAGGGCGAGAACGTCTCGCCGGTCGCGCTGGGCGAGGCCGACCTCCCCTCCTCAGGGAAGGGAGCCCTCGCCGATGGCGGCCGACAGTCGCCGTCGGGCGACAGCGACCCCGCCGTCGACGCCCAGGGCGCCGAGGGTGTCGTCGAACACGCCGTCCAGGCCGAGCGCACCCGGGTCCACTACCTCCTCGAGAAGGAGGAGGGCGTCAACCACGCGGAGGTCCGCTCGGAGCTGCAGGAGACGATGACCGAGAACGTCAACGTGTTCCGCGAGGAGGGCGCGCTGAAAGACGCACTCGAGGAGATCCGCGAGGCCCGGAAGGAGTACCAGCACGTCACCGTCGAGGACCCCTCGCGGACGTACAACACCGACCTGATCCACACGATCGAGACGCGGAACCTGCTCGACGTGGCCGAGGCGATCACCGTCGGCGCGCTGGCCCGCGACGAGTTCCGCGGCGCCCACTGGCGCAAGGAGCACCAGGAGCGCAAGGACGACGAGTGGCTCAAACACACGATGCTCTCCTGGAACGACGGCAGCCCCGGCCTCTGGTACAAGCCGGTCGTGCTCGAGGGCGAGGCCAAGACGTACGAGCCGAAAGAGCGGAGCTACTGA
- a CDS encoding succinate dehydrogenase/fumarate reductase iron-sulfur subunit produces the protein MSTQTEPPETDDETESTPEAEAEPEPRSPGDRRRAEKAAREAEREREEAEAEPDLGEDAVTLKVFRYDPEVEEKAEPRFDTFRVPFEKGMTVLDALIDARDTYDSSLTFRHSCRQAVCGSDALFINGRQRLGCQTQIADLDDDVVRVEPLPHQDVVKDLVVDMEHFYDQMEAVEPYFQTDETPDDELEEQHQSPENREKIKMSTRCIWCGACTSSCNIAADDNEYLGPAAINKAYRFAMDEREGEGMKEHRMELIEQENGVWRCQTQFSCTNVCPKDIPLTEHIQELKREAVKSNLKFW, from the coding sequence ATGAGCACGCAAACCGAACCACCCGAAACCGACGACGAGACCGAATCGACGCCGGAGGCGGAGGCCGAACCGGAGCCCCGGAGCCCCGGCGACCGCCGCCGCGCGGAGAAGGCCGCCCGCGAGGCCGAACGCGAGCGCGAGGAGGCCGAAGCGGAGCCGGATCTGGGCGAGGACGCGGTCACGCTGAAGGTGTTCCGCTACGACCCGGAGGTCGAGGAGAAGGCAGAGCCCCGCTTCGACACGTTCCGCGTCCCCTTCGAGAAGGGGATGACCGTGCTCGACGCGCTGATCGACGCCCGGGACACGTACGACTCCTCGCTAACGTTCCGCCACTCCTGCCGACAGGCGGTGTGTGGCTCCGACGCGCTGTTCATCAACGGGCGCCAGCGGCTGGGCTGTCAGACCCAGATCGCGGATCTCGACGACGACGTGGTCCGCGTCGAACCGCTCCCCCACCAGGACGTGGTGAAAGACCTTGTCGTGGACATGGAGCATTTCTACGACCAGATGGAGGCGGTCGAGCCGTACTTCCAGACCGACGAGACCCCCGACGACGAGCTGGAAGAGCAGCATCAGTCTCCCGAGAACCGAGAGAAGATCAAGATGTCCACCCGGTGTATCTGGTGTGGCGCCTGTACGTCCTCCTGCAACATCGCGGCCGACGACAACGAGTACCTCGGCCCCGCGGCGATCAACAAGGCGTACCGCTTCGCGATGGACGAGCGGGAGGGCGAGGGGATGAAGGAGCACCGCATGGAGCTGATCGAACAGGAGAACGGCGTCTGGCGGTGCCAGACCCAGTTCTCGTGTACGAACGTCTGTCCGAAGGATATCCCGCTGACCGAGCACATTCAGGAGCTCAAGCGGGAGGCGGTCAAATCCAACCTGAAGTTCTGGTAA
- a CDS encoding succinate dehydrogenase, which yields MAEHYSSFDRSGTKWLLQRVTAAFLVVVLAFHFFLLHFVNHAADVSFAGTSARMSTWTYFSLMVLFLLTATFHGVNGIHNTLVHRDGVDGWKQTAITVVLVLASLVMVVQGLRTALVWSNLF from the coding sequence ATGGCGGAACACTACTCCTCGTTCGACCGCTCGGGGACGAAGTGGCTGCTCCAGCGCGTCACGGCCGCCTTCCTGGTCGTCGTGCTCGCGTTCCACTTCTTCCTCCTGCACTTCGTGAACCACGCCGCCGACGTAAGCTTCGCGGGCACCTCCGCCCGGATGAGCACGTGGACGTACTTCTCGCTGATGGTGCTGTTCCTGCTGACGGCGACGTTCCACGGCGTCAACGGGATCCACAACACGCTGGTCCACCGCGACGGCGTCGACGGCTGGAAGCAGACCGCGATCACCGTGGTGCTGGTGCTCGCCAGCCTCGTGATGGTCGTCCAGGGACTCCGAACCGCGCTCGTCTGGAGCAACCTGTTCTAA
- the sdhC gene encoding succinate dehydrogenase, cytochrome b556 subunit: MSQSYDRGTVEDFGRWRSFTAGMWAWLFHKFTGWVLIGYLFTHIAVLSTALTGDTAYNNTIVGLESLAIVRLMEVGLLAVAVFHILNGVRLLFIDLGKGLEAQEESFYASLVITGAITVASVPTFLSGVF, encoded by the coding sequence ATGAGTCAGTCGTACGATCGGGGAACCGTCGAGGACTTCGGCCGGTGGCGGTCGTTCACCGCCGGCATGTGGGCGTGGCTGTTCCACAAGTTCACTGGCTGGGTCCTCATCGGCTACCTCTTCACACATATCGCCGTGCTCTCGACGGCTCTGACCGGCGACACGGCGTACAACAACACCATCGTCGGGCTCGAGAGCCTCGCCATCGTGCGCCTGATGGAGGTCGGCCTGCTCGCGGTGGCGGTGTTCCACATCCTGAACGGGGTCCGCCTGCTGTTCATCGACCTCGGCAAGGGGCTCGAGGCACAGGAGGAGAGCTTCTACGCGTCGCTGGTGATCACGGGCGCGATCACCGTCGCCAGCGTCCCGACGTTCCTCTCGGGGGTGTTCTGA
- a CDS encoding succinylglutamate desuccinylase/aspartoacylase family protein, producing the protein MFGDGGGIDVTVLGSGEPELSVVGGIHGDEPSGVRAIRRVIEAEPELERPVQFVVANPPAAVAHRRSLDTDMNRVFPGESGVATLERRLAAELTEAVAGTTVLSIHATHSSVEPLAFVSGTHPVAQAVAARLPLEHVVNHNPVVDGAFTSCERVVSVEAGRQLTEDATRNAARIVQAFLRLTDALPDQPTTGDPAYYTLIDEVKKPAEADNPRLAVDNFERVESGETYAKAADVEFVADRSFFPILMSENGYDDIFGYKGEKAGDTLAAAREAWSTWGDDGS; encoded by the coding sequence ATGTTCGGTGACGGTGGCGGTATCGACGTGACGGTTCTCGGGAGCGGCGAGCCGGAACTCTCCGTGGTCGGCGGGATCCACGGCGACGAGCCCAGCGGCGTTCGCGCCATCCGCCGCGTGATCGAAGCCGAGCCGGAGCTCGAACGGCCGGTGCAGTTCGTCGTCGCGAACCCGCCGGCGGCCGTCGCACACCGGCGCTCGCTGGACACGGACATGAACCGCGTCTTCCCGGGCGAGTCCGGCGTCGCAACCCTCGAACGGCGGCTGGCGGCCGAACTGACCGAGGCCGTCGCCGGCACGACCGTGCTCTCGATCCACGCGACCCACTCGAGCGTCGAACCGCTCGCCTTCGTCTCCGGCACCCACCCCGTCGCGCAGGCGGTCGCTGCCCGCCTCCCGCTCGAACACGTCGTCAACCACAACCCCGTCGTCGACGGCGCATTCACCTCCTGCGAGCGCGTCGTGAGCGTCGAGGCCGGTCGCCAACTGACGGAGGACGCCACCCGGAACGCGGCACGGATCGTGCAGGCGTTCCTCCGGCTCACCGACGCGCTCCCCGATCAACCGACGACCGGCGATCCGGCGTACTACACGCTGATCGACGAAGTGAAAAAGCCCGCAGAGGCGGACAACCCCCGACTCGCGGTCGACAACTTCGAGCGCGTCGAGTCGGGCGAGACGTACGCCAAGGCCGCCGACGTGGAGTTCGTCGCCGACCGTTCCTTCTTCCCCATCCTGATGTCCGAGAACGGGTACGACGACATCTTCGGCTACAAGGGGGAGAAGGCCGGCGACACGCTCGCTGCGGCACGGGAGGCGTGGTCGACGTGGGGCGACGACGGCTCGTGA
- a CDS encoding CopG family ribbon-helix-helix protein, with protein sequence MRTSLNVPSDVLDEFDETWQEQGMESRSRAVREAMQEYVERHTTLSDIEGDAVAALAFDYEHTLVIGDLHTVQHEYQDVIGTTQHLHYGDWCLETVFCTGDAGRIRELVYRLRDFDAVGRVNVMFLQPVE encoded by the coding sequence GTGCGAACGAGCCTCAACGTTCCGAGCGACGTGCTGGACGAGTTCGACGAGACGTGGCAGGAGCAGGGGATGGAGTCGCGCTCCCGCGCGGTTCGGGAGGCGATGCAGGAGTACGTCGAGCGCCACACGACGCTCTCGGATATCGAGGGCGACGCCGTCGCCGCGCTGGCGTTCGACTACGAGCACACGCTCGTGATCGGCGATCTCCACACCGTCCAGCACGAGTACCAGGACGTGATCGGCACCACGCAGCATCTCCACTACGGCGACTGGTGTCTGGAGACGGTGTTCTGTACGGGCGACGCCGGGCGGATCCGGGAGTTAGTGTATCGGTTGCGGGATTTCGACGCGGTGGGAAGGGTGAACGTGATGTTTCTCCAGCCGGTGGAGTGA
- a CDS encoding SDR family oxidoreductase has protein sequence MDLTDRVAVITGGSSGIGRETAISMAERGADVVIADVRETPRIPDSAGGADDPRPTHEYIDDETDRESHFVECDVRKREDLRVAVEAAESLDGIDAMVNNAGVFRTIEFAEIDEGEYDRMMDINAKGAFFGTQVAAEAMEEGAVVNLASIAALHGTGNHPVYSASKAAVRNFTKSMADALGPEIRVNCVLPGVIDTAMTREDVPTVGGERAERYTDEIPLARFGDPSDVADAICFLASDAAAYVSGEGLTVDGGLSAV, from the coding sequence ATGGACCTCACAGACCGCGTCGCCGTGATCACCGGCGGATCGAGCGGGATCGGTCGCGAAACCGCCATCTCGATGGCCGAGCGCGGCGCCGACGTGGTGATCGCCGACGTGCGCGAAACGCCGCGGATCCCGGACTCGGCGGGCGGCGCCGACGACCCGCGACCGACCCACGAGTACATCGACGACGAGACCGACCGCGAGAGCCACTTCGTCGAGTGCGACGTGCGCAAGCGGGAGGACCTCCGCGTCGCCGTCGAGGCGGCCGAGTCACTGGACGGGATCGACGCCATGGTGAACAACGCCGGCGTGTTCCGCACCATCGAGTTCGCCGAGATCGACGAAGGGGAGTACGACCGAATGATGGATATCAACGCCAAGGGCGCCTTCTTCGGCACGCAGGTCGCCGCCGAAGCGATGGAGGAGGGCGCGGTCGTCAACCTCGCCTCCATCGCCGCGCTGCACGGTACGGGGAACCACCCCGTCTACTCGGCGTCGAAGGCCGCGGTCCGGAACTTCACGAAGTCGATGGCCGACGCGCTCGGGCCGGAGATCCGGGTGAACTGCGTGCTACCGGGCGTGATCGACACCGCGATGACCCGGGAGGACGTGCCGACCGTCGGCGGCGAGCGCGCCGAACGCTACACGGACGAGATCCCGCTCGCTCGGTTCGGCGACCCCAGCGACGTGGCCGACGCGATCTGCTTTCTCGCCAGCGACGCCGCGGCGTACGTCTCCGGCGAGGGGCTGACCGTCGACGGCGGCCTGAGCGCGGTCTGA
- a CDS encoding DUF4396 domain-containing protein encodes MSLQQAFHEFVTLELVLGWAAVSLVSVAALWVDLRRNNEALPSMMKLVWTLTVLYSGVLGLAVYWYSGRTQIPDDSFWRRGMRSTSHCYSGCGVGEVLGVTLAAGILVLNTLGVAATTFAFAYSFGMAFTIGPLMQEGVGLREAVIDAAYSESGSIVAMETVAIGSDIYLAGESTMGEPVFWASLAVSLSLGFLAAYPVNLGLLHLGVKEGMGDPSGM; translated from the coding sequence ATGAGCCTCCAGCAGGCGTTCCACGAGTTCGTCACGCTCGAACTGGTGCTCGGGTGGGCCGCCGTCTCCCTCGTCTCCGTGGCGGCGCTCTGGGTCGACCTCCGGCGGAACAACGAGGCGTTACCGTCGATGATGAAGCTCGTCTGGACGCTCACGGTACTCTACTCCGGCGTACTCGGGCTGGCAGTGTACTGGTACAGCGGCCGCACCCAGATCCCCGACGACTCGTTCTGGCGTCGCGGGATGCGCTCGACGAGCCACTGCTACTCCGGCTGTGGCGTCGGCGAAGTGCTCGGCGTCACGCTCGCGGCGGGGATCCTGGTGTTGAACACGCTCGGCGTCGCCGCCACCACGTTCGCGTTCGCGTACAGCTTCGGGATGGCGTTCACGATCGGCCCACTGATGCAGGAGGGCGTCGGCCTCAGGGAGGCGGTCATCGACGCCGCGTACAGCGAGTCCGGCAGCATCGTCGCGATGGAGACCGTCGCGATCGGTTCGGACATCTACCTCGCCGGCGAGTCGACGATGGGCGAGCCGGTGTTCTGGGCGTCGCTGGCGGTGTCGCTCTCGCTGGGGTTCCTCGCGGCCTACCCCGTGAACCTGGGGCTGCTCCACCTCGGCGTGAAGGAGGGGATGGGCGACCCCTCCGGGATGTGA
- a CDS encoding winged helix-turn-helix domain-containing protein, which produces MADDTARFLADSPDRLALLERLRDGPAPPSALVDDLDPARRSIQRNLAAFENRNWVDRCADGYRLTAAGDAVARAHADYLDRLRRIDEYAPLLAHLDPEHAPTPELLAGADLVTASDADPQAPIHAYTERLRGMDGNRVRVCSPVLSRAFHEAHTALALDGVRTELLLSTATARRAKELNPLEFAAVLRGGPLDLFVRDDAVPFGLALGEGSLLLGVYDDGHLQACLHGDDPDLLSWAESAFEALREDARRIESPGELGGT; this is translated from the coding sequence ATGGCCGACGACACCGCCCGCTTTCTCGCGGACTCGCCGGACCGACTCGCCCTCCTCGAACGCCTCCGTGACGGGCCGGCGCCGCCGTCGGCGCTGGTCGACGACCTCGACCCCGCCCGCCGGAGCATCCAGCGCAACCTCGCGGCGTTCGAGAACCGCAACTGGGTCGACCGCTGTGCCGACGGCTATCGGCTCACCGCCGCCGGCGACGCGGTCGCCCGAGCCCACGCCGACTACCTCGACCGGCTGCGTCGGATCGACGAGTACGCGCCGCTGCTGGCGCATCTCGATCCCGAGCACGCCCCGACCCCGGAGCTGCTCGCCGGTGCCGACCTCGTGACCGCCTCCGACGCCGACCCGCAGGCGCCGATCCACGCCTACACGGAGCGACTCCGGGGGATGGACGGCAACCGGGTCCGGGTCTGCTCGCCCGTGCTCTCGCGGGCGTTCCACGAGGCTCACACCGCGCTGGCGCTGGACGGCGTCCGGACGGAGCTCCTGCTGTCGACGGCGACCGCCCGGCGGGCGAAGGAGCTGAACCCGCTGGAGTTCGCGGCGGTGCTCCGGGGCGGCCCCCTGGACCTGTTCGTCCGCGACGACGCGGTCCCGTTCGGCCTCGCACTCGGCGAAGGGTCGCTCCTGCTCGGCGTCTACGACGACGGCCACCTGCAGGCGTGCCTCCACGGCGACGATCCCGACCTGCTCTCGTGGGCCGAGTCAGCGTTCGAGGCGCTCCGCGAGGACGCCCGCCGGATCGAGTCGCCGGGGGAACTCGGCGGGACGTAG